The Mesotoga infera genome contains the following window.
GATGGTGCTGGATATTGACACAGATGTCTCGACTCGATACAACCTTTTTGAGGGAAAGAGGAAGGACTATTCCATGCAGGTTGCTCTTGAAGAAGTCTCAGTCAAACCAATCCATGGACAGGGTCCTTCTATATGCCCCGTTATGAAGAATGAGGAACTGGACAGTCGCGACGAGCTGATAGCTGCTCTGGAGTTAGGTATAAGTGATTACCTGAAGAAGAACGGTTTCAAAAAGGTCGTTCTTGGTCTCAGCGGAGGAATGGATTCTTCTCTTGTCGCCGCCTTGGCTGCGAGGGCGATCGGCAAAGACAATGTCAAGGGTGTCATGATGCCTTCTAGAATTACCTCGGAGGAATCAAAGAGAGATGCGCTGGAGCTTGCTGAGAACCTGGGTATAGAAATACTCGACATTGAAATCGATGGGATCATGCGTTCGGTGATAAAAACCTTGGAACCGGCATTTTTCGGTACGTCGCAAGATGTCACTGAAGAGAATTTGCAGGCGAGAATACGCGGAATGATATTGATGGCTCTCTCGAACAAATTCGGCTGGTTCGTCCTGACTACTGGCAATAAGAGCGAGATGGCCACAGGTTACGCAACTCTTTACGGAGACATGGCTGGCGGTCTCGCGGTTCTAAAGGATCTATATAAGACTCAGGTCTACAAAATCGCGGAGCGAATAAACGACCTTGAAGGGAACAGCGTAATTCCATCAAATGTGTTCTCCAAAGCTCCATCGGCCGAGCTGAGAGAGGGTCAGAAGGACCAGGATTCGCTGCCATCCTATGAAGTTCTCGATCAAATTCTGAGGCTTCATATTGAGGAGGGTTTGTCGGCTGAAGAGATAGTTCTTGAAGGTTTTGACGAAGGAACAGTCGAATACTCGCTTCGCCTTTTGAGGAGGAACGAATACAAGCGCAAACAATGTCCTCCGGGCATCAAGGTTTCCAAAAGAGCCTTCGGTAAGGATTGGAGGATGCCGATTACAAATCATTATCGAAATATGTGAACAGAAAGCAGGACGTCTATCTTCAAGGCTTCAGCTACAAAGGCGAAATCATTCTCTTGGAGTACAGAGAGCAGTATCTCGTGTTCTGACGATAGTGAAAAGGGAGTCCGATTTCTTGAAATGCCTGACGGCTGAAATGAGTACTCATGGCAGGATTATCGAAGGAAAATGCAGCAGTTTAATGATCAAGAAGTGTTTCTTTAATTGAGCCGTCTTCCTAAAAAGATTATGCCTACTTCTTTGCTGGAATCGCGAACTATCTTGCTGGTGAATTCAATTGAAAGATGAGAGTCGTCGCTTCTGGGGAGCATTATCCTCTTTTCGTTTGAATCAGAAAACTGCGAGCCGGCAATCTCAAGAAAGGACCTCAGCGTTCTTGAGTTGATTTCGTCGGTTCTTCTTCCCTGCTCATCTTTCAGACTTGTATCGAAGAATCTCTCTGCGGCCTTGTTCATGTAGATCAATCTGTTCTCCATATCGGTTGCGACTGCGAGGTCTCCAGTACCGTTAAGGAGCAGCGAGTGAAGGTTATATCGTTCTTGAAGCTCGATATTCTCGGTCACGTCTATCCCTATCACAAGCTCATAAACATTGTCGTCAACTCGAAGTACGCTACGTTTGGCTTCTACCGTGAATATCGAACCATCTTTGCGTTTATGAAGCTGTCGGCCCTTCCATTTTCCGGACTTCATCATCGAAAACTGCATTGATTTGGCTTCTCCCTGATTCTGTACGAGATAAGAAGTAAGATTGTCCCCAATCATCTCTTCTAGATCGTAGCCATGAATCTCTGCAGCAAACCTGTTCAGGTAGACTATTCTTCCCTTCTCGTCCACGGCCATTGCGATCTCTTCCGCATTATCCAGAAAGCGCCACTGGAATATCAACTCTTCTCTATCTCTCTTCTGTTTCGAGACATCCATAAATGTTAGCTGAACGACTCTCTCCGCACCGTAAAGCATCTCAGAGGTGTTGAAAATTACGTAGATCTTTCCGCCAGACTTTGTCAGCATTACGATTTCTCTATCGGTGTCGAAGTTCTCAATTCCCAGAATCGTCTGCAAGGCAAAGGGTTCATCATAAACAAGATCCTGCAAGCGCATCTTCTCGATCTCGTCTTCTGCGTATCCCAGAAGACTCTGCGCCACTTTGTTACAGAAAATCACATTCCCATCTCTCTTTCTCAGAATAAGCATTCCGCAACCCATGCTGTTAACGAGCCCCATATACTTTTCTCGTTCAAAATCGAGGGTCTTCTGAAGTCGATGCTTCTCGAGCATCGAGTAGACAATCTCTGGAAGATAGTGCAGATATCCCGGCCCTTTGAGAAGATACTCTCCCGCTTCAAGAGCGTACTTTGCTATCGACTTCTCTGTTCCGATTAGGCACAAATATGGAATCGAACCTGTGCGAAGATTCTTGATGATGTCTTCGCTGACGTAGTCGAAGATCATTGCGTCGGAGAAGCGGCCAAACTCGTCTGACACCTCTTCAACATACCTGACATCGAAGCGATCGTCGAAAGCCTCAATTAACCTTCTCGCATCCTTTTGGCTTCTTCCCACCAGGATTATTCTTGGCTTTGAATAGAAATCAAACACAGACTTCACCCCTGAATAGAACGCACCTATCAAAGTGAGTACCCACAACATCCACCCAAAAAGAAAAGAACTTCCAGATCCAACCGGAAACAGCTAGGCTTACAGTGTTCTTACCGGAGGTTACAGTCGTTTTGCTCACAAATGCCCTTCAAAGCCTTGCAAAGAGAACTGGATGGCTATAGCTACGCAAAGAAAGTTACATTTTTATTCTAGCATAGATTGCAAGAAGATTCAAAATTAGTACTTTTTGGCAACCTAAAGAAGAATAACCGGATTTTCATCCGGTTATAGAATGGAGCAGGCGATGAGACTTGAACTCATAACCTCCGCCTTACCAAGGCGGCGCTCGACCGATTGAAGCTACGCCTGCTCTGCTGAAACTATGATATCACAGCATTTTTCAAGTTTCAATATCAGGTGTCTTTGCTCCACCTTGTCTTTGGCTTTCTTGAGGCCGTTGCTTCATCAAGTCTTCCTACAGCTGTCTTCTGAGGAGCGGCCTTAAGTATGTTAGGATCATCCTTTGCCTCACCAAGAATCCTCTCAAAAGTGTCTGCAAAGGCATCTAGCGCTTCTTTAGTTTCTGTTTCTGTGGGTTCAACCATCAGAGCTTCATCTACAATTAGCGGGAAATATATTGTAGGTGGGTGGATCCCGTAATCAAGAAGTCTCTTGGCTACATCCAGTGTCTTCACTCCGTATTCGGAAACCAACTTGCTTCCTTTAAGAACGAATTCATGCATGCAGAGCCCAGGATAGGCGGTCGGTATTAGTTTGCTCAATCTGGCTCGAAGGTAGTTTGCATTTAACACGGCCATTTCGCTTGCTCTTTTGAGACCGTCACCACCCAGCGTCAGAATGTAGGCATATGCTTTCAGGAAGACGCCAAAATTCCCATAGAAGCTCCTGACCTTCCCGATCGAGTTTGGCAGATCATAATCGAGCGAGAACTTGCTGCCATCGAAACGAACCACTGGAACAGGAAGGAGATCTTTCAGAATGTTCTTCACTCCTACAGGCCCGCTACCCGGCCCGCCCATTCCATGTGGGGTTGAAAAAGTCTTGTGCAGGTTCAAATGAACGATATCAAATCCCATATCGCCGGGCCTTGCGTGACCCATTATTGCGTTGAGATTCGCTCCGTCATAATAAAGCAGTGCGCCCTTCTTATGAGCCATCTCTTGAATCTCACAGATCTCGTTCTCGAAAAGGCCTACAGTGTTCGGGTTCGTAAGCATTATTCCAGCGACGTTCTCATCAAGAATCTCCTCAAGGCTTCCCAGATCTACTCTTCCGTTGCCGTTCGAAGGGACCTCGATAACTTCAAATCCCGCCATTACTGCTGAGGCCGGATTTGTTCCATGAGCCGAGTCGGGAACGATAACCTTTCTTCTGTTATTCTCACCCTTGAGCTCGAAATACTTCTTCATCAGAAGCATGCCGACCAACTCGCCATGAGCGCCAGCGGCAGGCTGAAGAGTGAAGCTATCCATACCGGTGATCTCGCACAGAGAGTTCTGCAAGTTGTACATCACTTCCAGGGCGCCCTGCACAGTTTCTTCAGCTTGATAGGGGTGAATTTGGCTAAAACCCTCCAGACCGGCAATTCTCTCGTTCAACCTTGGATTGTACTTCATCGTGCACGATCCCAGAGGATAGAAGCCGCTGTCAACAGAGTGGTTCTTCTTAGAAAGTCCTGTAAAGTGTCTCATAACTTGAAGTTCACTCAATTGAGGAAGAAGGGGGCTTTCCTTTCTAACAGAATTCTCGGGCAGCGTGTCTGAAGGTTCGTACCCATAGGACTCTTCTCTTGGGAGATAGAAGCCCGTTCTCCCTTCGGTTGACTTATCGAATATTGTCATCCTATCGCCTCCAGTCTGCCGGCAAAAAATTCGATTTCCTCATTGAGATTTGCCTCTGTTGCGCAGATTAGACCGTAGTTTTTCATTTCTTCACTAAAGCGTTCAAGCTCCAGAGGTCCCAGTATCTTCTCTTTCAAGAGCTCTCTGTTGAATTCTTTTAGGTCACAATCGAACCGGGCTACAAATTCGTTGAAGAAGGGACCGGTGAAAACGAGCCTCACATGATCCGTCTTGCCTATTCTATCCGCCAAATAATGAGCCTTGTCAAATGATCTCCGTGCAATCTCCCTCAACCCTTCAGAACCTACCACACTCATATATATTGAGGCGACCAATGCATTGAAAGCGTGGTTCGAGCATATGTTTGAAGTTGCTTTGTTTCTCCTGATATGCTGCTCCCTGGTCTGAAGAACCATCACGTAACCGGTACGACTGTCACTGTCTTTGGTCTCCCCGATGATTCTTCCAGGCATCTTTCTTATGTGACTCTCCTTAGAGGCAAAAAAACCGAGTCCCGGTCCGCCGAACGAAGGAGAGTTGCCCAGTGGTTGAGCGTCACCTACAACGATGTCGGCGCCGAGCTTTCCAGGAGCTTCCAGCATTCCGAGCGAAATAGGATTTGCGCTGACAATCATCATAATGTTCTCACCGATCAGTGTCCTTATCTCGGCAAGATTCTCAATTATTCCGAAGAAGTTGGGATAGCCAAGCACAAAGCCTGCCGTATCCTGGGTCAATTTCTTCTGGAGATCGGCAATATCGATCTGCCCGGTTTCAGAATCGAAGGAAACAGTTTCCACATCTATGTCGCTTCCAAAACAGTAGGTCCTGATTGTTTCGATATACTCGGGGTGGAGTGCTTCAGAGAGAAGAATCTTCTTTCCGCCTCTTACTCGGACAGCCATAAGAGCAGCTTCTGCAGCTGCGCTTGCACCGTCGTACATCGACGAATTGGCTACCTCCATTCCCGTTAGTTCACATATCATCGTCTGAAACTCGAACAGCATCTGAAGAGTGCCCTGTGAGACTTCTGCCTGGTAGGGTGTGTATGCAGTGAGAAATTCGCCTCTCGATGCTATTGCTTGAACCACACTTGGAACGAAGTGTTTGTACACACCGGCTCCTCTGAAGACGGACAGGTCGTTAAGCGACACATTATTCTTACTGAGTTCGCTCAAATCTCTCAGTACTGTGAATTCATCCTTGCTTTCTGGTATCGAGATATCAACTTCGAATTTCCCTGGGATATCTCTGAACAGCTCTGATACGCTCTTGACACCAACTACCTCCAGCATTTCATCGATGTCTCTGCCAGTCTGGGGTAGATAGGGGAAACTAGGCATCTTAGCCCTCCTCTTCACAGTGCTTCTTATATGCCTCCAGATCCATCAAACTGTCAAGTTCTGATTCATTGCTCATTTCAATTTTGACTATCCAGCCTGCGCCCTCGGCATCATCATTGATCTTTTCCGGTGAAGAATCAAGTTCTTCATTGATTTCAATGACCTTTCCGCTAACTGGTGCATAGATGTCGCTTGCCGCTTTCACAGATTCGATAGTACAGAAGACTTCACCTTTCTTGAGTGACTTGCCTACTTCCGGGAGATCCACGTAGACAATGTCTCCAAGATGATCTTGAGCGTGATCCGAAATTCCTACAGTTGCAGTCTTTCCCTCTACCGATACCCATTCATGAGTTGCCGCATACTTCTTCATTTTCAACTCCTCCTTAACTCTTAGATTTCACAGAACCTCTATAAAAAGGTGTCTTGACGACTACTGCGGGAGATCTCTTCCCCCTTACATCTACCTGAACTTCGGAGCCGCTCTTCCAGTAGTCTTTCTTCAGATAAGCCAGAGCCAACGGTTTCCCAAGTGTAGGCGAGAAGATGCCGCTTGTCACCCAGCCGACTTTGCTTTCTCCATCGAAAACCTCATAACCATGCCTGGCAATGGTCTTTCCTGAAAGTTCCAGCCCCTTAAGCCTGTACTCCGTACCGCTTTCCATCTGTTTCTCGAGAACGCTCTTTCCTATGAAATCCTTGTCCATCTTCACTGTCCACTTAAGACCGGCTTCCAACGGAGTCGTTTCATCTGTAAGTTCATTGCCGTAAAGCATGTAAACCGCTTCAAATCGCAATGTATCTCGCGCGCCCAAGCCAATCGGCTTCACTCCGATCTCTGCTCCGGCTTCGAGAATTTTCCTCCAGAGTGGTATCGAAGCTTGAGGGGCGATATACAGTTCGAAACCGTCTTCGCCCGTGTACCCCGTGCGAGAGATAATTGCCTCGATCCCATTGACTCTTCCAAATTCAAAATGGTAAAAGGGGATGTCTGCTAATTTGACCTGCGATATTTCCCGCAATATCCCCTCTGCATGAGGTCCCTGAAAGGCGATCTGTGCAAAGTCGTCGGATGCGTCTTTGATTTGTACATTGAAAGCACCCTTGTTTTTCTCTATCCACTCGAAATCTTTGTCTTTGTTTGAAGCGTTAACTACGAACATAACCTTTTCATTGCTTATTCTGTAGACCAATACGTCATCGACTATTCCACCATTTTCATTGCACATAGGAGAATAGACTATGGCTCCATTCTTCAGCGAAGAGACTGAGTTTGTTATCAAATAGTCCGAAAATCGAATAGCATCGGCTCCCACAATTTCGATTTCTCCCATGTGCGAGACATCAAAGAGGCCGGCTTCCTTCCTGACAAGATTGTGTTCACTGATTATCGAATCAAACTGCAAGGGCATCTCCCATCCAGCAAAATCAACCAACTTTCCCTTTAGTCTCACATGTTCGCTGTAAAGCGGTGTTCTCTTTAAATCACTCATCCGTTTCTTCCCTCCCCCTCTCTTTCAAATCTTCAAAGATCTGAACGGCTTCTTCAAAATCATCGTCGGGTATAATAATGTCTACTAAGCCACCCGAACCAAAGTATATGCTGTCGGTGTATGCGAAATGAGAATCCACCAGTTCCGAAAAGATTCCTTCCTTTAGAAGGATTTCCTGATACATCTTTGCTTCAAACTCCGGAATTCCTGACTTGAGGACCTTCATTCGATCACCTCCTGTTTCACCTGAAATTATACACCAAGTAATTAGATTAGTTAACTTCTGGACGGATTTCTGATTGGTGATTTTAGAACCCCAATGTGCTAGAATGTAGTCGGTTAGCTAAGTGCAGTCATCGTTAGGAGGGATAATGATGATTAAGAAGGTCGGGGTCCTCACCAGTGGAGGGGATTCACCGGGGATGAATGCGGCCATAAGGGCAGCTGTAAGAACTGCCCAGACAGATGAAATAGCCGTCGTAGGAATCAGGAGAGGGTACTCTGGTCTACTTGATGAAGAGTTCGTCGAAATGGATTACTCATCTGTTGGAGGAATAATGGAGAAAGGTGGAACGGTCCTCAGGAGTTCCCGATGCGAAGAGTTCAAGACCGAGGAAGGCAGAGCCAGGGCCGCCGAAGTCCTGAGAAATAATCAGATTGAAGCTCTTATCGTCATTGGAGGAGAGGGAAGCCTTTCCGGTGCAAGACTACTTATGGAGGAAAACGGA
Protein-coding sequences here:
- the gcvT gene encoding glycine cleavage system aminomethyltransferase GcvT; translated protein: MSDLKRTPLYSEHVRLKGKLVDFAGWEMPLQFDSIISEHNLVRKEAGLFDVSHMGEIEIVGADAIRFSDYLITNSVSSLKNGAIVYSPMCNENGGIVDDVLVYRISNEKVMFVVNASNKDKDFEWIEKNKGAFNVQIKDASDDFAQIAFQGPHAEGILREISQVKLADIPFYHFEFGRVNGIEAIISRTGYTGEDGFELYIAPQASIPLWRKILEAGAEIGVKPIGLGARDTLRFEAVYMLYGNELTDETTPLEAGLKWTVKMDKDFIGKSVLEKQMESGTEYRLKGLELSGKTIARHGYEVFDGESKVGWVTSGIFSPTLGKPLALAYLKKDYWKSGSEVQVDVRGKRSPAVVVKTPFYRGSVKSKS
- a CDS encoding aminomethyl-transferring glycine dehydrogenase subunit GcvPA, with product MPSFPYLPQTGRDIDEMLEVVGVKSVSELFRDIPGKFEVDISIPESKDEFTVLRDLSELSKNNVSLNDLSVFRGAGVYKHFVPSVVQAIASRGEFLTAYTPYQAEVSQGTLQMLFEFQTMICELTGMEVANSSMYDGASAAAEAALMAVRVRGGKKILLSEALHPEYIETIRTYCFGSDIDVETVSFDSETGQIDIADLQKKLTQDTAGFVLGYPNFFGIIENLAEIRTLIGENIMMIVSANPISLGMLEAPGKLGADIVVGDAQPLGNSPSFGGPGLGFFASKESHIRKMPGRIIGETKDSDSRTGYVMVLQTREQHIRRNKATSNICSNHAFNALVASIYMSVVGSEGLREIARRSFDKAHYLADRIGKTDHVRLVFTGPFFNEFVARFDCDLKEFNRELLKEKILGPLELERFSEEMKNYGLICATEANLNEEIEFFAGRLEAIG
- the gcvH gene encoding glycine cleavage system protein GcvH, producing MKKYAATHEWVSVEGKTATVGISDHAQDHLGDIVYVDLPEVGKSLKKGEVFCTIESVKAASDIYAPVSGKVIEINEELDSSPEKINDDAEGAGWIVKIEMSNESELDSLMDLEAYKKHCEEEG
- a CDS encoding PAS domain S-box protein, with the translated sequence MFDFYSKPRIILVGRSQKDARRLIEAFDDRFDVRYVEEVSDEFGRFSDAMIFDYVSEDIIKNLRTGSIPYLCLIGTEKSIAKYALEAGEYLLKGPGYLHYLPEIVYSMLEKHRLQKTLDFEREKYMGLVNSMGCGMLILRKRDGNVIFCNKVAQSLLGYAEDEIEKMRLQDLVYDEPFALQTILGIENFDTDREIVMLTKSGGKIYVIFNTSEMLYGAERVVQLTFMDVSKQKRDREELIFQWRFLDNAEEIAMAVDEKGRIVYLNRFAAEIHGYDLEEMIGDNLTSYLVQNQGEAKSMQFSMMKSGKWKGRQLHKRKDGSIFTVEAKRSVLRVDDNVYELVIGIDVTENIELQERYNLHSLLLNGTGDLAVATDMENRLIYMNKAAERFFDTSLKDEQGRRTDEINSRTLRSFLEIAGSQFSDSNEKRIMLPRSDDSHLSIEFTSKIVRDSSKEVGIIFLGRRLN
- a CDS encoding glycine dehydrogenase subunit 2, whose protein sequence is MTIFDKSTEGRTGFYLPREESYGYEPSDTLPENSVRKESPLLPQLSELQVMRHFTGLSKKNHSVDSGFYPLGSCTMKYNPRLNERIAGLEGFSQIHPYQAEETVQGALEVMYNLQNSLCEITGMDSFTLQPAAGAHGELVGMLLMKKYFELKGENNRRKVIVPDSAHGTNPASAVMAGFEVIEVPSNGNGRVDLGSLEEILDENVAGIMLTNPNTVGLFENEICEIQEMAHKKGALLYYDGANLNAIMGHARPGDMGFDIVHLNLHKTFSTPHGMGGPGSGPVGVKNILKDLLPVPVVRFDGSKFSLDYDLPNSIGKVRSFYGNFGVFLKAYAYILTLGGDGLKRASEMAVLNANYLRARLSKLIPTAYPGLCMHEFVLKGSKLVSEYGVKTLDVAKRLLDYGIHPPTIYFPLIVDEALMVEPTETETKEALDAFADTFERILGEAKDDPNILKAAPQKTAVGRLDEATASRKPKTRWSKDT
- a CDS encoding NAD+ synthase, yielding MIVRTALAQINTTVGDLEGNKKKIIEAIDRAVAVDSGIVLFPELAVTGYPPEDLLLNTGFLRENLATLNEIALHTARSEIMVVLGFVDFSNEIYNAAAVLNAGEIRAIYRKMSLPNYSVFDERRYFSPGKHPLLVRYGGTRIGINICEDLWVPSGPINDQAIAGANLILNLSASPFTAMRDRTRSSLFLTRAMEYSSTIVYCNLVGGQDDLIFDGRSCVAMPDGRISVGKAFEEDLMVLDIDTDVSTRYNLFEGKRKDYSMQVALEEVSVKPIHGQGPSICPVMKNEELDSRDELIAALELGISDYLKKNGFKKVVLGLSGGMDSSLVAALAARAIGKDNVKGVMMPSRITSEESKRDALELAENLGIEILDIEIDGIMRSVIKTLEPAFFGTSQDVTEENLQARIRGMILMALSNKFGWFVLTTGNKSEMATGYATLYGDMAGGLAVLKDLYKTQVYKIAERINDLEGNSVIPSNVFSKAPSAELREGQKDQDSLPSYEVLDQILRLHIEEGLSAEEIVLEGFDEGTVEYSLRLLRRNEYKRKQCPPGIKVSKRAFGKDWRMPITNHYRNM